TCTCAATGCAAATGCATTATTTTGGTACCTTAATGGCTGTGGCATGGAGCCTGccatccctctgtgctgctcgCCATCGTGGGGACTCTGAGCACGGCTTCTCAGTGAGCCACGAACGGCAACGAGCTGCAAATAATAGGAGTGGAAACCACCTTTATCTTTTAATCTCCTTTGCTTTGTAGATCAGGTTTTGTGCCCATTAATTTCTGGGCAGGTGCGTTAATTAAAGTTTGGGTGTGAAGATTAATGACAAAGCCATGTCACGCTCCTTTCTCCTGGGAGTTGGCCAAATTTAGCCTGCCCTTGACTATGGGCTTGCTAAAATGCtctcacagcagccaggaaaatTTCCTCATCATTTTGGTCCTTTGTTCTCTTCTCCCCAAAGCCTCTGTGGAGTTACACATTGATAATTAAGGTTTATGTAAATGACAGTCACCTCAGTTATTATGGCCAGCCATAATAAGTTGTTTGAACAAGAACACCACAGCAGAATTTCAAGTGCACAAACATCTCAGAAGGGACGTGGCTGGGCTAAAACTCATCCCTCAAAAGGGGTTTGCCTTCTGCATATTTGTAATCAAATCAGGGCCACTGGGAAACACTCTTCCAGGCTGTGATTTCAATGGTCACCTCAAGGCCTGCATCATGTTATCCTCTGTTTCTATGGAAATGGGCAGCCACCTTGTATTGTGTAATATTGGCAGTGACTTCCCAGCTTCTCTTCTGaggcccagggctggctgctgctggtggccatgCACTGGCAAAACACTTCAACTCACATAGCCTCAGCACCTCAGGCTTGGCCTGGGGGCTCTTCCAGTCCTTTTCATTGCATCCAAGTAAAGAAACACCAACAGCTTTTGTAAATAGCTTTTATAAATCCTGGTGCCTGAGAGCAGAGCTTGAATGGTAAGcctgaattatttatttggcTCCTTAAAAAATCACCCAGGTGGGTTTTTAACAACAATCTTTGTGTCAGggagaaatacaggaaaaattgtAAGAACAAATCATCCTGAGGCAGATTTGTGGCAGGGCATTGGTCAGACCCCCTCtccactccctgctgctgaatGCTAACTTCTCTCCTTGTCTGGACACTTCCCTCAAGGAACATCTCAGTGGAATCCTCATTTAATGGTGCCTGTAACACCAAACACAGTTTCTGTCACATGTAGTGTGATATGGGATGTCCCTTCACTAGCTCATTGCTTTGGTCAAATTtgtttttaagcttttcttgGCTTggagctgtgtgtctgtggggATGTAGTGTGGAGGGGTAATGTGATCTTTTAGGGTTTCACAACTTGTCAGGAGAAGGGGGCACTCCCACCTTGTTTCCCCACCAGGGGATTTTTAATACTGCCCAGTGCTGAGCATGTCatgaaagaaaggaagtttTGCACATCTTGTAATATCTGTCTTGGCAACTGCCACAACACCAACCTGCTGCTCAGTGGTGTGGGACACATGGCACATCTGGCTGCCACGTTGCACCCttcagcatccctggggctTGTCCACCATGGCCTTGAAAAATTGTCCCTCCTGGCACAAAACTCATTACCTGAATTACTGATGCTGTAGGACTGGATGTGAGAGCAGGTGAGAGCAGATGGGATCACACTGGCATCACTGAGCCCGTTGGGTGCCtgtttccctgcagctgctgtagCACTGGTCCTTGCCTGTGCCCTGGCTTCTTCTGCCCTCTCTGCAGCCCATCTCACAAAAATGTGATTctgcctctgcacagctctgtgggcCCTCACACCCAGCTGTAGTAGGCAGCTGTCTCTCTTCGGGGTGCAGAGGGGTACATGGGgggctgctctcctcctgcccagccatTTCCCGTGGGGAGGGTGGGTGGGTGGAGATGAAGTGGGGGCTTGCATCTGTGCCAGCTCTTCAGGGCCATGTTCATGGTGCCCTGGTCAGTGATGCCCAAGAGCTTCTCAGCAGCTTCCCCTGCATCAGCAGGGGCTTTCCTGGGCAGGTGGCAGCGAGCAGCCACCAGGTCTGTCCTCATGCCCTCAAAGAACTGCTGGATGCAGACCTTGGCAAAGCTCCTGGCGTGCTCTGCACACGTCTCATCGAACAGCTTGCGCTCGATGTCGATGTAGTGGGACCAGTATCTGCTCTTCAGGAAGGCAGCCTGGCTGAAACAGGGCCGAAGAGATCTGACCAAGAAAGCCAGAGTGGTcatcagcagcacaaaggaccagcccagagcctgcagggatgaaggggaaccagagctgtcacaggcaggcagagcacatGCCCAGCAGAACCAGCTAGCAGAACCCCCCTGGCTTGCAAACAAGCCTGACTCCACTTTGGGCTGTTTGACATTTGGCTGTGTTTACACTGTAAAACTGGACAAGGAGGCCCTATGAACCATTTGCACTGAAATTTTGTTCAGTGCATCCACACAGGCAGCACCTCTTACTTGTGGAGCTTCAGCAGGCACTGACCATAAATAACACCAGGGCTGAATCCTGTGCCCAGCCCTTGTTCGTGCCTCTGATATGATAGTGCCTCACCTAGGTCTAGGATAACCTGTGTCCTCTGACTTGCAGCATTGTCCCAGATACTCCCTGGTTTCCAAGCTGTTGAACTTACTAACATCTACTGTGAGTGAACAGCAGTGAAAGCTCCCCTGTTAATGGGGTTTGACAGGAAGGGTGAGAtgagggcagagccaggacCAGTCTGTCTTGTTCACCATCAGTCTTAACTCAAGCTGCCTCCAGGCTGTACTGCCAGAGCTCATGAGGTTCAACTCTCCTGGAAATGCAGCCCCCTAAAAGAGCACCTGGGGGGAGGTTCTATGTGGGATACCCTGTTTTTTAGCTCCCAATGCTTTGCAATTAGGGTCTGCCCAGGAAAATCTGCTTTGTGTCTTTGGAGAAGTCCCTGTGGCTCCATTTCTCTTAAAGGGAATAATAACTCCTGTCTGCCCTAAGGAGGTCAGGCAGAAGGGCTGCTTATAAATGGGAGTGCATGAGTGACAGGTGTTTCAGACTATCCTGTCTCCTGCAtggccaggagcagagggctTGAGAGGAATTAAGGACAGGATAAGTGGTTAGTGGCATTTCATTTGTGGTTCTCTGGGATGGTTAATAAACACAGACTGGCTGTTCCCATGTAGCGGCAGAGACAAGTGGCATAGATGGTTATTGGCCCGTTGCTTGCACATGTTGTAATAAGAAGCAAGGACAACTGATGGGTTATTGGAGAGGGTGACAACCTACCAGCCACTGATCCATCTCAGCCCCTTCTGAATTTGCTGTGAATAAATACATGCAGACGGTTTGGCTGTCattgctctgcagccctggggtgccCAGGCAGGAGTGGGGGCTAATTATCAGCTACATAGTAGCTAACTTACAGCTACAGCCTCTGCACCACACTGGAGGCATAACTCCAGAGAGCTGAGTCTGAACACCTTGTACCCCTGCAAAATCGCCaatctctcctgctgcagcttgaTTTCAACAAGGAGATTCTGTCGAGGGGGGAGCTAAGGCTGGCAGTGCCTAACCCCAAGCCACCAGTGAGAGCACAGCCATGGTGCCTCTTACCTGTGAGATACAGCGCAGGTACCTGACGGCCACTTCGTTGGCAATGAGCTGCTGCCCATTGTAGATCTCCTTGCAGGGGATCCGGGCCAGGACCCGCTGTATCTCCCCCTGGGAGAGGCGGGGGTGGCTGGCGTTGCCCAGGCTCTCCACGGGCACCGAGGTGCAGAAGGCACAGGTGATGCACTTGCCATCCAGCAGTGTCACCGACACCCAGACCGCAGGGGCGATCATGGCCCGCTGGGCCATGGAGCAGAACATGTAGCGCAGCACAGCCGGGTCCTTCCCCCGCTGGCCCTGCGGCCGCCTCCACTCCTCTGCCAGCATGGAGATGTTGTTGTTCagcacaaaacccagcagaaacAAGATGAAGGGGGGCACCAGGAGGATGCCCAGCCCATAGGCCAGGTTGTAGTGTGGCAGGCAGGGGCAGTTGAAATCAAAAGCTGAGTACATCTGGGTGCTGGCAAGGGCCATGATCCCACAGATGCCATTCATGAAGGACTCTTGGTTGGACTGGAAGAACTGGAAGATCATCCGAAATTTGTCCATCTTTGCTTGATTCCTTCTCTCACTAGGGTCCAAGCTGTGACCTCAGTTTATTCCATTCTTTCAGATTTCCTCTTCAAAGATGGCATCACCAAGTTTCTGTGCAGTTCAGTGTTTCATTCATGCACTCTTACAACCTCACtatttaaaggagaaaattaatttttttttctgctgattttgCTGCCTACAAAAGTTTAGAGcttgctccctcctgctcttaTTTGGATCTGGGATGTGGGCTGTTTCTGATTTACAAAGCCTGATTTCATTCTTCTCCACATCCCCATTTCTGCAGCCTCCCAGCCACCAGTCCTCTTTGCTGGAGGATGCAGGTGTTACTGTGGCTGTGTCCTCCTCAGAGCACTTTGTGCCCTGGGCAGAGTTGGCTGATTGGCCTCTGTGAACCTGTTTGCAAATGCAGGGGGTGGGTGCTCCTCCCAGGGCTGAATAGGACACCCCACCTCTGCAATGCTGGCACACAAGGAAAAACTGGATTCCAGAGCTCCCCCCTTCCCTCCGTGCATCTGAGGCAAGCACCTTGGAGGTCTGCCAGCCCCTACTTCTGTACCTGTTCACTGGGAAACAcctcttcttttttattctacagagggaagggaaaagaaaaagaaaagcagaggagggagaggtAACAGTAGGGCCAGGCTTCTAAAAGAAGTTGATGGTGCTGATGGTGTGCTCCTGCATCTCAGTTCCCAATTCACAAAGCAGCCTTGGTGCACTCGGTTGCTCCCTCAAGCTGGCCAAAAGATGAGGGATTACTGGGGCTACAAGTGGCTGTAAAACAGAGATGGTGGCAATGGCTCAGTCACTCCTGTCCAGGCACCACCTGAGCTGTTCATGTGAGGATCAAGATACATGTGACTGGGCACCAGTGTGACTGCAATGGTGACTGTGGGACATGTCACCAGGGGAAGCTGTACATAGGTAGGTGGCACAAGGAAGACACAGGAGGGGTACTTTCCCCCAAGGTTTTGCAGTGTGTCAGTACAGAGGTAGGAAGCCAGACCAGGTATTTTGACCATTTGTCAGCCCTGCAGGTTCTGAGTCTGCCTTGCACCAGACCCAGGGCTCAGTTGATTATGCTGAGTTCACCCTGAGATGCCACCGCAGAGGTGAGCACAGAACGCGTGGGTAATACCTGAGCAGTCTTAGCCCTGCTTGCTGTGGAGAGGTTAATTGCATGATCTCATCAAATGGAAAGAGATTTTGCTGCATGAATATAGATGAGGCCTATTGTACTGCTAGCTAAGAGTTCAGACTGGCTTCTCTATTCACCTGGCAAGTAGCTTTTTGAAGGGCAGTTCACATCAAAGCCTGCGTGAATCAGCCCTGTAAAAATCTGAGAGCTTTTTGATCTCCAGGAAAACCCTGCCTTTTATTAAACATGAGTGAAGGGCCTGAGCCTGCTTGGTGTACAGCACTACAGTTCTCACTGAAGCCAACAATAGGTCAGTGGGAATCAAAAAAGAGCTCATGGAAGACAATGCTTAGGTCTTTCTTTCCATGTTGCTTTCCATGTTAGGAAGGACTTTGTTTTCATGAGCTTCCCAACAGAAAATTCACTCTAACTGACTTGcaagggaaggcagagctgatgattcttcccaaatcccaactTATTTGTGCCTATTTGTGCAGGGTTTCCACCCTGTCCTGAAAGAGATGGTATATGCCCTAATCCCTCCCAGGACCCAGTCCTGCACCTGCACACCAAGACAGACTGGAAGGTGTGGAGTTGAGGGGGGCTTTGCATGTCCCAGTCAGTGTAGGATATAGAAAGGAGGGATGTGAAAGCAGCAACAATTCCCATCAGGAGAGTTTAGGAAGTGACTGGGGAAGTTGTCTTTGCAGTCAGCTCTGCTGATTCACAGGCTCTTGGCAGGTGAGGATCCCTAAGGATGCCGGGTATATCTGCAGGTCAGGCATCACAACAGCCCTAAGAGACAGACAGCTGCTAAAGTTTGTGAATGACCTTCTCTGCCCCAACTTCCACAGGAGGGAGCAAACTCTTAATAGAGCTGGTGGGAAGAAACTTCTGGAGATTTTTTGGTCCACCCACCCCTCCCCGCACAAAGCACATTCAGGCTCACATACAACCAGGATGTGAATATTTCCATAGATGGAGGTGCCATAGACTTTCTGGGCAAGCCTTTCCATCCCCCtcaaaatcaatattttcttctgtttgaatGGAATTTCCTGCATTTTGGGTCTACTGCCTCTTGTGCTGTCACAGGGTGCCAGATACCACTTTCCACAAGGGAGAGGAAACACAGCAGGAGACTCAGGGAGGCTGGGAGAAATGAGCACCCATGGCCCCAGCCAACTGGAGCTACTCCATGACCTGATCAGACTCTCCCAGCAGCACGTGAACCTTTGTAGATCTTCAAAGTCTATGGCAGCACCCTTAAACCCTCCTGTTTTCTCCCCCCTGGTACAGATGACAAGTCTGttcctcttccccttttttGCATTTCATATTTTGTGGCCACACTGGGATGGCTTAAAACCTGAGAACATGGAAAGCAGCATGCAAATGGAACTGCAGACCTCAGCTCTGAGCGTGTTAGGGAAATACCTAATTTGACTAGTATGGAATGGTGAATCCaaactgagctgcagcctcagaTTTGTGTTGTCATTTATGATAAAAGTAAATCAGAGACACAATTCAAAGTGCAATGCTGATTTCAAGTAAGAGCTCAGAAGTTCCTTGGATCTAAAGAGCTCCTGAGGGGAAGACCACTGTGTTTTTCCCTGCCAGCATGGGCCACAGCTGGCTCTGTGCACTCTCCTAGCATATCCAAGGGAGCTCAAGGATTCATCCAGATCTGATTTTGCTATGCAAACAAGAAAAGCTCtgcagcccatccctgcagctcctgactgAGCCCCAGTGGGCCAAGAGATGcagctgcccatggctgggCTATGGATTCATTTTGCCTCTCAGTGTTTTACCCAGTACATCCTCATTCTCTGGCCTGTGCATACAAACATCCTGGGGAGGAGGTGACCCACCTGCCAGCAGC
The DNA window shown above is from Oenanthe melanoleuca isolate GR-GAL-2019-014 chromosome 6, OMel1.0, whole genome shotgun sequence and carries:
- the CALHM1 gene encoding calcium homeostasis modulator protein 1 is translated as MDKFRMIFQFFQSNQESFMNGICGIMALASTQMYSAFDFNCPCLPHYNLAYGLGILLVPPFILFLLGFVLNNNISMLAEEWRRPQGQRGKDPAVLRYMFCSMAQRAMIAPAVWVSVTLLDGKCITCAFCTSVPVESLGNASHPRLSQGEIQRVLARIPCKEIYNGQQLIANEVAVRYLRCISQALGWSFVLLMTTLAFLVRSLRPCFSQAAFLKSRYWSHYIDIERKLFDETCAEHARSFAKVCIQQFFEGMRTDLVAARCHLPRKAPADAGEAAEKLLGITDQGTMNMALKSWHRCKPPLHLHPPTLPTGNGWAGGEQPPMYPSAPRRETAAYYSWV